Part of the Arachis hypogaea cultivar Tifrunner chromosome 6, arahy.Tifrunner.gnm2.J5K5, whole genome shotgun sequence genome, ACTCTACTGAAATTTACCAATGTCATTGATGCCAGAGCAATCAGTAAGATCAAGTTCTTCAAGCAGCAAGCAACTCGATCCAAGATGATAAATACAATTCTCAGTCACCATGTCACAAGACTCTAACCTAAGACAGACAAGGTCCGGACAAGAGTCTGCTATTGTAGAGATGGCTGCATCAGTGATGGAGCGACAACAAGTCAAATCAAGTATCTTCAAACTGCCACAACCGGATACTAGGTGCAAAATACCCATGTTGGTCACACCAATACATTTGCTTAAACCAAGCTCCACTATAAACTTGCAGTTTTTCCCTATGGTCTGGAGGAAGAAGTCAGAAACTCGAACACCATCAATTCTAATTGCGCTCAGCTGctctaaattcttcaagcaatgaACAAGAGGTCCTGAAAGTTCCTGTAGGACATGGCTAAATGTAAGTGTATAGTAAGTTTATGACGATGCACGATGCGGTATACACTTATATCATATATCACCATAAACTCACAGAGAGGCAGTATCCTGCACCTATCTGTACAAGATCCACATGTCCACTAACTAGAGATATTAAGCCAGAGGAGCTAATACAGTTGCACCGTGATACATCAATCGTCTGCAATACAAGGAAACGACGCTTGTTTAAAATTAAGGACATATATCTGTCTCTATATTCCACAGAACTCATCAGGCAAACTTCTTGACTTGTTTAAACCCAGTACTGAGACATTTTAAAACTTAGAGTGAACAAATAACTAAAGTTCACCTTAAGAAGTGGACATCCATTTTCAAGATACCGCAATCCAACATCATCCACTAAAGAGCAGCCCACCATAACAAGAACCTCTAGATATAATAGAGAAGCTATTGATCGCAAAGATTCGCTTGTAACCTGATGACAGAAGATcccaaaaattattcaaaaaatcattttaaaaaatatagatttaatttttttttcttttttatccgcTGTCAAgtgcaaaaatattttatgtagtaaaaatattttatgtagtaATTTTAGTCATCCAATCATAACTTCACCTCTACACTCTCAGGAGTAGCAAGAATAGAACTCCATGACTGTGTAAAGCAGCAAAACATAACCAAATATAAGTGGAATAACCGAATGAGATGATGAGTTAAAACAGAAAACCATATCAGCAACTGCCATTACTGCATATACAAGCACAACAACAATACATTGTCCTTAGTCAAGAAAAAACAATAGTTTTTTCTTTCCCATTCCGATATATACGAAACCAAATGTTTTCTTCATTTATTGTAAGCATGAAAAATAAAAGCCACTTATTCAGGATGTAGCACTAGTCTTTGAAAGACATCCGAAACCCACTACCCAAGAATCCTATTTGAAAAGTTGGGAATATGACTAAAAGAATTTGGTTTGCACTCTTCGAAAAAGCTTATAGAATGTTTCAATTATAACTAGTTAACAATTTTTACTTTTACCATTAATACGAATGGTAAGGAATTAAGGATTAAGTGGTTTCTAAATAAGTGATTGCCCTATGTCGGTGATCAGCACCCATTTTTAACAACAATAACATATAACTCCCGTCACCATCATCCATCTTTGTTTCTCAATCTCTCTGTCCCTTTCATTCACCAATCTGCACATGGTGCTGTAATGTGGAACTGAGATAACTGttttcaacaaagacaaaggactAAGTGTGAAAACTGAAAAGTCAAAACCAAAATGGATCATCTAATCAGCATATCCAATTAGTGGCTCTCAAATAAGTACTACCAATAATGTCATGGCCAAACACCTTTCCATAACTacgtaactaactaactaaccttGAGATACGATACATCGAGAACTTTCAAATAGAAGCACTTCTTGCAAAGAAGGTCAACGCCAAGATCAGAAATCTCAAAGCACCACTTCAAGCTGAGGCGCTCTAATCTGCTGCAACCAACAGCGATCCTGGCTAACCCAATATCAGTGACACCCAAGCACTTGTCCATGTTCACTTCCCTCAACCTCGTGCCGCACGAAATGGCCGCAGCCTCTCTGTCACCGAAACCCCAACAATGCGACACGTCAACGGCCTCCAACAAGGGACACGCACGAACCAGCTGTTCCAGACCCGAGTGGCCCAAACCGGTGGCTCGACTCAGCACCAGCCTCTTAAGCCCCCGAGTCCAACCGGGCGATCCCTGACTCTGCATAACCTTGACGGCTCCGTCGTCGATCCGCGGGCAGAGGGAGAGGTCAAGTTCCTGAATGTTGCGGAATTTGTGGAGCAGAGCGAGTAGGAACTCGATCCGGAGGATCCGAATGGTTGTTCGGGTGATGGATTCGACCCGGTTCAGGTGCTTGCAGACGAGTCGCCATGATTTTCGGTCGGCGTCGGAGTGGAGGTGGTGAAGGACTCGGACGAGGAGGTCCTCGGTTAAGAGGCAGAGAAGGGattcagacatgattaaaaagataataagaaaagagagaagagtgaGTGGGGTTTAGTTTAGGTGGGAACGAAGAGGAACAAGAGGCGGAGGTGGAGAAGGGGATGGAGGATGCGTTTGGAGAGTGTGGGGGAAAATGTGGAGTGTGGTTGTGACGGTTTCATTGCTTCTACGCTGCGTTTGTTCGGAAAAGAGAGGGAGTGCAGTGGGAAGAACGGAGGAGAGAAATGGTATGTTTTTCCAATTTGATCATGTCCTCTCTTGTACTACTTCATTCTATTTCTTCTCACTCCCTAATAACCATTAAGGAAGCAAATTAATCAACATAACATATAACTAAGCAACAACCCTAACTCTTCTAGCTTCTGATAAATTAGTTTCATCTTGCATGCCCCAGGGGAGGCAGCTATATTATTAGGTGTATGTTAGACAAGCCCCACATTTAAAATTAAGAGTCATCTCATCTTTAtgttattaacaattttttatatataaaaataaacaaactaaccaattttactttttctaaaaaaaattcaatagtcAATAGGAAATTATTAATCACAAAGACTTTCTCTTAAAACTATCATAGGTGAGATTCTAACTTAACCTGTACACAATagttaagattttttatttaaataaataaaataaatatttaattaaaaaaattattatgaaaatatattctccAATCTTAACTCATTTACAGAACTCGAAATAGTAATTTATGATACTATGTAATTTGTACGACCCGCTGGATAGATACTATGTATGAAATTCGACTAAATTTCTATTTTGATCACTGAAATTCACGTGATTACTCATTTTGATCCccgaaatttaaaattatctatactGGTCCTTCAAATTCAAGTCCGGACACCAATATGGTCATTCGACTCTTTCCGACGATGACTAAGTAAACAGAGTGCTGAGATAACACCCTCCCTGTCACGCTGGATGATGAGTAAACGATGTCGTTTACCTTGGCGTCCAAACAAGTCAGAAATGAAAAATAgtggaggaagagaagaagaagaatactttATTTTGGATCTCCATCGTTTCTTCTCCCTTCATATATAAAGCGACGACATTTCTGGCTTGTTTGGATGCCAAGGGTAAACGACATCATTTACTCATCATCCAGCGTGGCAGGAAGGGTGCCATCTCATATCAGCACTCTGTTTGCCTAGTCATCACCGAAAAGAGTCGAGGGACCACATTGGTGCCTAGACTTGAATCTGGAGGACcaatatagataattttaaatttcagtgaCCAAAATAGGTAATTCCGTGAATTTCAGGGATCAAAATGGGAATTTAGTCACACGGAAATAGTTGCTTCaatggaatttttttttgtaggaTAATTTCTATGTTATCTATGGTCGTGCTTAAGGCATATGGGTTGAAGtggattcttcttttttttttttttgaatactatCACTGTTGTTTTCTTCTCATTTGTCTTCTTCACTTAGCAACGATTTATCTGCTTTGTGGGTATTACCCAATTGCTCGAACTCAACATACGACTTCAGGATCGACACATGAGCTTGATTCTGTCTATAAAACATTAACATTTTTAGCATAGTAGATTCATCAATCACATTCATTGATTGAAATTGTATCAGACCGAAAAATAACACCTGTATAGAATATTACTAATTCTTTTTGAAATATTTTCGTGTATGTGTTGGCATAATATATTTTTTCACTCTTCAAATGGCAACgtgcaaaaaataattaaaaaaattatatttctataaataaattttacacccTCAGTTGTATATGATATAACTTTACcatcaaaatataccaaataaCTCACATTAGTTTCCATTACTCTTAcaacaaaaactaaaaagaattgTCACACActgtaaatattttaaagaaaggggtagaaatgaaaattttgttaaaagAAGAGTGAAAGTGAGACTGAATACGAAGAGAAAAGTGAAAGTGAACTCATTTGCAAATCCGGTTAACTATTTTATATAGGAGAAtagatattaatttttaaatcgttaatttaataaaataattaaattttttcaaaaataatattaaaatattaatatttcacataataaaGTAAACTTCTCACATTCAACGAACTGACAAAAATATCATGTCAAAATATTTCTcacttaatttattatttaaaaaaataaaaaaatttcttgcatGGGCGAGATGGGCTAACAAGCCCTTTTTCCCATAACTTTGTCGAACAATGCGAGATATGAaagaaatgaatttaaaaaaaaattaaacccttTTTGTGTAGTGCGAGAAACAAAAGGTCCACCACATCTCAGAATAATACCTCGGAGTCTCATCTTGGCACACATGTGTAATATTAtttccatattaaaatttttgagcCACATAAAATACTTTGTTCTATTAGGACAAATCAATTGTTGTGTATCTTCAGATGATAAAAGAACTCCTACTACTAACCCGTCATTAttcacaaaattttcaataaacttTATCGCCAGCAAGATTTTTTTTGCAAATACCACCAACTACAAATTTTTTGAGAAATTATCTCCTAAATATAGTTTCTCCTCTTCATAATTTGTCTCCACAGTTGGtgttaaaagaattaatttttaaaaaatttgtccaCAAATATTCTAAACTTCAATAGAACCATCTTGTGTCAAGGCATAAAGATAGTTGTTGTTGAACACAATGTCACAATAAAATTGCTTATCATTAAAAAGCCCATCCAAGTTATAGAATTATAATAAACAATCTTGTTGTTAGAACTATATATGATGGTAAGAATGTAACTTGAAGGAGAGGAACAACACATTGAGATAGCTTTGATTATAAAGGTTTTTCTTAAGTATTCAGCAAACTTTGATTATAAAGGTTTTTCTTAAGTATTCAGCAAACTAAGAATATGTGACAGGGTGcaagaatgaaaaaggaaaagggtGGTAAGTTAATGATAGTGGAAGAAATGATCAAAATGCGACTCCGGAACCTGAATCACcagaaaacataaaaacaaaagctGTGGTGGACACACTAATGCCATCTGGGGGTGCTGCAAGGCCGACAGGTGATGACATGAACAGAATATACAAGTGGGTGATAGATCGGAGGGGTGCAAAGAATACCACACTTGCGTGGATTCACAATGGCGATGATGTTCAGCTGCAGCGAGCGGATCTTCAATCACTGGGATGGCGTAGAAGAGTAAGCGATACGGTAAGAGCAAACAAAAAAACTGTAATAAATTGCTATGTATGTGTTATGCATTAAAGTGCCATGAAAATGTAATACGTTTACTCTATTCAGGTGGTTGATTACTGCTGTGCCATGTTCAATACTTCGAGCAATGCAAGGTTTTGCACGCATTTTTATTGTATTCCACCGAGACTAATGGTTAGTGCAATCTTTCCTTACCcacttaatattaattaataccaTAATTGCCTCGGTGAAGGATACTCTAAATTATTACTTTAGGTGTTTAACTAATGCAAAATGGGTTTACAGGCCATAATATTGACTGATGATAACATTGAACGATTTGCCGGGACGAACACTGGTTTTGTCCCTATTCTTAGCAAATTCATGGGCCGCGGGCAGCACTGGTTCGATGCGGAGAAAGCGAAAAAAGTTGATTACGTCAGTAATTTATATACTTACTAATTCACACACAAAATCTATTTTTTCATTACAAGAATATGGAAAAAATAACTATATACTAACATGCTTTATTCAACGATGAAGTGGTTTGTTCCAGTGTGCCGAGATGATCACTGGTGGCTATATGTACTCCACCGGAAGACTGATAACCTATGGGTGTTAGACTCTATGCACAATGGCCCACACTCGGAGCGCCGagagaaaatagataaatatgtaGTAAGTGAAAATAGATTTGATGATGCATATTTTTTTGGGTGT contains:
- the LOC112695563 gene encoding F-box/LRR-repeat protein 3 isoform X2, with translation MSESLLCLLTEDLLVRVLHHLHSDADRKSWRLVCKHLNRVESITRTTIRILRIEFLLALLHKFRNIQELDLSLCPRIDDGAVKVMQSQGSPGWTRGLKRLVLSRATGLGHSGLEQLVRACPLLEAVDVSHCWGFGDREAAAISCGTRLREVNMDKCLGVTDIGLARIAVGCSRLERLSLKWCFEISDLGVDLLCKKCFYLKVLDVSYLKVTSESLRSIASLLYLEVLVMVGCSLVDDVGLRYLENGCPLLKTIDVSRCNCISSSGLISLVSGHVDLVQIGAGYCLSELSGPLVHCLKNLEQLSAIRIDGVRVSDFFLQTIGKNCKFIVELGLSKCIGVTNMGILHLVSGCGSLKILDLTCCRSITDAAISTIADSCPDLVCLRLESCDMVTENCIYHLGSSCLLLEELDLTDCSGINDIALKYLSGCSELVRLKLGLCTNISDIGLSQIAYNCRKMAELDLYRCVYIGDDGLAALASGCKKLMKLNVSYCNRITDKGMEYLSHLGELSELEMRGLSNVTSIGIKAVALSCKRLADLDLKHCEKIDDSGFWALAFYSQNLRQINLSNCNVSDVVLCLMMGNLKRLQDAKLVHLFKVTVKGMELALRACCGRIKKVKLHSSLRFLISSEILDTFQAQGCKVRWD
- the LOC112695563 gene encoding F-box/LRR-repeat protein 3 isoform X4; the protein is MSESLLCLLTEDLLVRVLHHLHSDADRKSWRLVCKHLNRVESITRTTIRILRIEFLLALLHKFRNIQELDLSLCPRIDDGAVKVMQSQGSPGWTRGLKRLVLSRATGLGHSGLEQLVRACPLLEAVDVSHCWGFGDREAAAISCGTRLREVNMDKCLGVTDIGLARIAVGCSRLERLSLKWCFEISDLGVDLLCKKCFYLKVLDVSYLKVTSESLRSIASLLYLEVLVMVGCSLVDDVGLRYLENGCPLLKTIDVSRCNCISSSGLISLVSGHVDLVQIGAGYCLSELSGPLVHCLKNLEQLSAIRIDGVRVSDFFLQTIGKNCKFIVELGLSKCIGVTNMGILHLVSGCGSLKILDLTCCRSITDAAISTIADSCPDLVCLRLESCDMVTENCIYHLGSSCLLLEELDLTDCSGINDIALKYLSGCSELVRLKLGLCTNISDIGLSQIAYNCRKMAELDLYRCVYIGDDGLAALASGCKKLMKLNVSYCNRITDKGMEYLSHLGELSELEMRGLSNVTSIGIKAVALSCKRLADLDLKHCEKIDDSGFWALAFYSQNLRQVSGICILNYIISAFLITKECSIQTENKLEQLQRVRCGVVPDDGKPETPSGCKTGASF
- the LOC112695563 gene encoding F-box/LRR-repeat protein 3 isoform X1, coding for MSESLLCLLTEDLLVRVLHHLHSDADRKSWRLVCKHLNRVESITRTTIRILRIEFLLALLHKFRNIQELDLSLCPRIDDGAVKVMQSQGSPGWTRGLKRLVLSRATGLGHSGLEQLVRACPLLEAVDVSHCWGFGDREAAAISCGTRLREVNMDKCLGVTDIGLARIAVGCSRLERLSLKWCFEISDLGVDLLCKKCFYLKVLDVSYLKSWSSILATPESVEVTSESLRSIASLLYLEVLVMVGCSLVDDVGLRYLENGCPLLKTIDVSRCNCISSSGLISLVSGHVDLVQIGAGYCLSELSGPLVHCLKNLEQLSAIRIDGVRVSDFFLQTIGKNCKFIVELGLSKCIGVTNMGILHLVSGCGSLKILDLTCCRSITDAAISTIADSCPDLVCLRLESCDMVTENCIYHLGSSCLLLEELDLTDCSGINDIALKYLSGCSELVRLKLGLCTNISDIGLSQIAYNCRKMAELDLYRCVYIGDDGLAALASGCKKLMKLNVSYCNRITDKGMEYLSHLGELSELEMRGLSNVTSIGIKAVALSCKRLADLDLKHCEKIDDSGFWALAFYSQNLRQINLSNCNVSDVVLCLMMGNLKRLQDAKLVHLFKVTVKGMELALRACCGRIKKVKLHSSLRFLISSEILDTFQAQGCKVRWD
- the LOC112695563 gene encoding F-box/LRR-repeat protein 3 isoform X5; translation: MSESLLCLLTEDLLVRVLHHLHSDADRKSWRLVCKHLNRVESITRTTIRILRIEFLLALLHKFRNIQELDLSLCPRIDDGAVKVMQSQGSPGWTRGLKRLVLSRATGLGHSGLEQLVRACPLLEAVDVSHCWGFGDREAAAISCGTRLREVNMDKCLGVTDIGLARIAVGCSRLERLSLKWCFEISDLGVDLLCKKCFYLKVLDVSYLKSWSSILATPESVEVTSESLRSIASLLYLEVLVMVGCSLVDDVGLRYLENGCPLLKTIDVSRCNCISSSGLISLVSGHVDLVQIGAGYCLSELSGPLVHCLKNLEQLSAIRIDGVRVSDFFLQTIGKNCKFIVELGLSKCIGVTNMGILHLVSGCGSLKILDLTCCRSITDAAISTIADSCPDLVCLRLESCDMVTENCIYHLGSSCLLLEELDLTDCSGINDIALKYLSGCSELVRLKLGLCTNISDIGLSQIAYNCRKMAELDLYRCVYIGDDGLAALASGCKKLMKLNVSYCNRITDKGMEYLSHLGELSELEMRGLSNVTSIGIKAVALSCKRLADLDLKHCEKIDDSGFWALAFYSQNLRQKTCYAGNTWFLQPV
- the LOC112695563 gene encoding F-box/LRR-repeat protein 3 isoform X3, with protein sequence MSESLLCLLTEDLLVRVLHHLHSDADRKSWRLVCKHLNRVESITRTTIRILRIEFLLALLHKFRNIQELDLSLCPRIDDGAVKVMQSQGSPGWTRGLKRLVLSRATGLGHSGLEQLVRACPLLEAVDVSHCWGFGDREAAAISCGTRLREVNMDKCLGVTDIGLARIAVGCSRLERLSLKWCFEISDLGVDLLCKKCFYLKVLDVSYLKSWSSILATPESVEVTSESLRSIASLLYLEVLVMVGCSLVDDVGLRYLENGCPLLKTIDVSRCNCISSSGLISLVSGHVDLVQIGAGYCLSELSGPLVHCLKNLEQLSAIRIDGVRVSDFFLQTIGKNCKFIVELGLSKCIGVTNMGILHLVSGCGSLKILDLTCCRSITDAAISTIADSCPDLVCLRLESCDMVTENCIYHLGSSCLLLEELDLTDCSGINDIALKYLSGCSELVRLKLGLCTNISDIGLSQIAYNCRKMAELDLYRCVYIGDDGLAALASGCKKLMKLNVSYCNRITDKGMEYLSHLGELSELEMRGLSNVTSIGIKAVALSCKRLADLDLKHCEKIDDSGFWALAFYSQNLRQVSGICILNYIISAFLITKECSIQTENKLEQLQRVRCGVVPDDGKPETPSGCKTGASF